Part of the Corallococcus macrosporus genome is shown below.
GGCGCCACCAGCGAGCTGGTCAGCGGCGTGGAGCGGGACGCGGTGCGCATCCTCACCACGGACCCGCGGGTGGCCTCCGGGCCGGACGGCAGGCCGCTGGTGGCCGGGGAGCGGGTGGTGCTGGTGACGCTGCCCAGCGGCCGCACGCAGGCCATGAACACCACCGCGCGAGGCATCAGCGCGGAGAGCTTCGAGGCGCGGCCGGAGATCCAGCTCATCTCCGGGCGCAGGCCCCGGCCGGGCACCAACGAGGTGGTGCTGGGCCGCGCGCTCGTGGGCACCTCGCCGGACGCGACGCCTGGCGGGGAGCTGCGCTTCGCCCAGCAGCGCTGGCCGGTGGTGGGCGTCTTCGCCGCCCGGGGCGGGGCCTTCGAGTCCGAAATCTGGGCAGACGCCATGCGCCTGGGGACGGCCTTCGGGCGCGAGGACTTCAGCTCCGCGGTGGTGCGGCTGCGCTCGCCCGCGGAGGTGGACGCCTTCGTGAAGCGCCTGGATGCCAACCCGCGCTTCACGCTGGAGGGCAAGCCGGAGCCAACGTACTGGGCGGATCAGGCCAGCGGGCTGGCCACGTTCATCCGCGTGCTGGGCCTCTTCGTGTCCTTCGTCTTCAGCCTGGGCGCGGTGCTGGGGGCGATGATCACCATGTACGCCCAGGTGGCGACGCGCGTCGCGGAGCTGGGGATGCTGCGCGCGGTGGGCTTCCGCCGGCGCAGCGTGCTGGCCAGCGTGGTGGTGGAGTCCGCCCTGCTGGGTGCGGCCGGCGGCGTGCTGGGGGCCCTGGCGGCGCTGGCCACGCGGTGGATCCACATCCGCACGCTCAACTTCCAGACGTTCGCGGCGGTGAGCTTCGGCTTCTCCCCCACCCCGGCCATCCTGCTGGGCGCGCTGCTGTTCGGCACGGGGATGGGGCTTCTCGGGGGGCTGCTGCCCGCGCTGCGCGCCGCGCGGCTGTCCATCCTGGACGCGCTGCGCGCCTGAGCGCCGGGGCGGTGCGCTGTCCGCCAGCGGAAGGCCGCCCCCGCTCCCGGCACGGCTTCACGCTCGCGGGCGGCCTGCCCAGCTTTCCGCTCCGGTCTTCCAGGAGCGGCGGGAGCGCGGGACGTCCCATTGAATGCCTCCCCCCCACCGCAGGACGGGCGTCATGGGCTTCCGGCCGCGTGGGGGCGGGCGTTCGTTCTGGCACTGCTGCTCGCCGGCCTCGCGCTGCTCGCCTCCTCGGAGGCGTTCCAGTCCCTGCTGCGCCGGGGCCTCGACGCGGCCGCGCCCGTCATCTCCGCGCATCCCTTCTGGGGCGCCGTGCTCTTCGTCCTGCTCTCCGCGCTGTCCGCGCTGCTGGCCTTCTTCTCCAGCGCGCTGCTGCTGCCGGTGGCGCTCCAGGCCTGGGGCAAGGCGGTCTGCGCGCTCCTGCTCTGGGCGGGCTGGATGCTGGGCGGCGCGTGCGCGTATGGCATGGCCCGCGCCTGGGGCAGGCCCGTCATCCGCAGGCTCACCTCCGCCAGCCTGCTGGCCCGTTACGAGGAGCGCATCTCCCGGCGCACCCCCTTTGGCGTGGTGCTCCTCTTCCAGCTCGCCGTCCCCTCTGAAATCCCGGGGTACGTGCTCGGCCTCGCGCGCTATGGCCTGCGCCGCTACCTGGCCGTGCTCGCCCTGGCGGAGCTGCCCTACGCGGTGGGCACGGTCTACCTGGGCGCCAGCGTCCTGGAGCAGCGCACGTCCGTGCTGCTGGGCCTGGGCGCGGCCGGCATCCTCGCCGGCCTGTGGGCCTTCCACCTGCTGCGCAAGCGACTCGGCGCGCGGCCGCCCTCCGGTTGACGGCGGCGAGCCGACGGGTGGACAGACCTCCCGGGCGTGCTTCTCCTGATTCAAAGGGGCACACCATGTACTTCGAGGACCGGGTGGATGCGGGCCGGCGGCTCGCGCGAAGGCTGCAGGAGGGCGGATACACCGGCGAGGACACCGTCGTCGTGGGACTGCCCCGGGGCGGGGTTCCCGTCGCCTACGAGGTGGCGGCGGCGCTGGGCGCTCCGCTGGACGTCTGCATCGTGCGCAAGGTGGGCGCGCCGAGCTACCCGGAGCTGGGCCTGGGGGCGGTGGCGGAGGGAGGCGTCGTGTCCCTCAACCGGCAGCTGATGGACGAGATGGACGTCACGGAGGACGACCTCCGCGGGCCCATCCGCCAGAAGGCCCGGGAAGTGGAGGAACGCGTCGCGCGCTTCCGCCAGGGCTCGGCGCCGCCGCGACGGGAGGGACAGTGCATCATCCTCGTCGATGACGACATCGCGACGGGGGCCACCATCCGGGCGGCCCTCCAGGTGCTGCGCGCGTGGAAGCCCGCGCGCCTCGTCCTCGCCGTCCCCGTGGCGGACACCTTGACGCTCAACGGGCTGAGGCCGCTGGTGGATGACGTGGTGTGCGCGTTCTCCACGCGTGAGCTGTGCTCGATTGGCCAGTGGTACGCCGACTTCCGCCAGGTGCCCGACGAGGAGGTGACGGACCTGCTGGCGGCGGCGCGGAGCACCTTCGCGCGGCGCCCCTCGCCCGCCACCGGCGCTGGCCACCCCGAACCGCCGCGGGGCATGGGCCCGGCGTGAGCGGGGCATGACGCCGGGCGGAGCGTTGCCGGCAGTGGATGGCGCCGGTGTCGAGCGCCAGACGGGCCCTGGCCCCCCAGGGAGATTGCCGCAATCCCTCTCAACGCCCAGCCTTGCATGTCATGCAATCCATCAAATGGGCGTTGGCGTGTCTGTTGTTGGGATGGAGTCAGGTGGCGGCGGCGCACCCGTCGCGTCCGGCCGTCTGGGCCGAGAGCGCGATGGTGAAGGTGCGCCCGGAGACGCCTCCACGCTGCCAGCGGTCCATCTCGCTGACCGTAGCGCGCAACGAGTTCGCGTCCTTCCAGGTGGTGCTTCACGGAGGCACGACAGGCCTGCGGGGCGTGAGCGCCGTCCTGCCGGAGCTGCGCGCGGGGCGCTCGCGCATCCAGGGCGGGGACGTGCTGCTCTATCGGGAGGCGTTCCTGGACATCACCACGCCCACGCCTCCGGGGACGACGCCCGGGCGGTGGCCGGACGGCCTGGTGCCGGACGTCGACGAGGTGGTGGGCGAGAAGCGTCTGGCCTTCCCCTTCGACGTGCCCGCGGGCGAGGCCCGTGCCGTCTGGGTGGACGTGCACGTGCCGTCCAACGCTCGCCCCGGAAACTACCGGGGCACCGTGACGGTGAGAGGTGAAGGCTTCACTTCGCGGGTGGAGGTGCGCCTCCAGGTGGTGGACGCCGTCCTGCCGAGCACCTCCTCCCTGCGCAGCGCCTTCCTGCTCTGGCCGCCCCACGTGTGCCGCGCCTTCACGGGAGATCCGGTGTGCCCCGTGGACACGCAGGTGCGGCTCCTGAAGCTGTTCCACCGGATGGCGCTGGAGCACCGCCTCACGCTGGCGAGCGCCTTCCCCCGGGAGGTGAACCTGCCCACGTGGGACCTGCCGGACTACGAGACGTTCAATGAGCGCTGGGGGCCGTTCCTCGACGGCACCGCCCCCAACCGGCTGAACGGTGCGCGCATGACGGCCTTGCAGTACCTGGGGCCAGCCAACGGCGCGTCCCTGACGGAGTTCCAGACGGAGGCGGAGGCGCGCGGCTGGCTGTCGCGCTCCTTCGACTACGTGGGGGACGAGCCGCCCTATGGCACCAGCTGGGAGGCCGTGGCGGCCCGCGCGGAGCTCACCCGCACGGCGGCCCCGCTTCTGCGCACGCTGCTGACCAGCACCGTCACCGAGCTGGAAGCCCACGGGCTGCTGGAGGAGATCGACATCATCACCGTGCTGGTGAACTTCATCGACGGCACCCAGCCGCCCTACGTGGGCAACCAGCGCCCGAAGTACAACGACTTCCTCGCCCAGCCCAACCGCGAGCTGTGGCTGTACCAGAGCTGCGCGAGCCACGGCTGCGTCGCGAGTGAGCCGCCGCCTCCGGAGAACGTCCCAGGCCAGGGCTGGCCCTCGTACATGGTGGACCGCTCGGCGGCCAAGGCGCGCGGCATGCAATGGCTGGACTTCATCAACGGCGCGAGCGGGGAGCTGTACTACCAGACGGTGGGCCTGCTCTACACCGCGTGGACGACGCAGTTCCGCTTCAATGGCAACGGCGACGGCACGCTCTTCTACCCGGGGCTGCCCTCCATCATCGGCGGCACCACCGAGATTCCCCTGCCCTCGCTGCGCATGAAGCTCATCCGCCAGGGCATGCAGGACTACGAATGGCTGAAGCTGGTGAGTGACGCGGGCGATCCGGCGTACGCGCGCGCGGTGGCCCGGAAGCTCATCCCGCACGCCTGGGCGGTCCCCGACGACGGCGAGGCGTTCGAGCATGCGCGGCGGCTGCTCATCCGCCGCTATCTGCAACTGTGCCGGAACCGGGCCACGCCCCCGTGAAGGGTCCTCATGGACGCGCTCCACGTCCTTCGCGCAGGGGCCGCCCTCCCCCAGTTCTTCCCGCGGGAGCCCGGCTCATGCGTCCTTGATCTCGATGCCGGTGGGGCGAGGGAGCCGGGGCGGCGGTGGTCACGGCGGGCTCCTTCCAGGGTCCTGTGACGGGAATCTGCGCAGGGGCGCGGACGGCCCCATCGCCCCGGGGGGCTGCACCGCGCGGCCTGGAATCCCCCGCCCGCCACGCTGGCGCCGCCGGACCCAGGCCTTGCGTCCCTCCTCCAGCACCAGCATCCCCGCCGCGAACGGCAGCACGAAGAGCCACGCCGCGGCGGGCACGGGCGCCGTGGCGAAGACGCGCTGGCCCCACGGCGTGTAGAGGATGAAGGCGAGCAGCAGCAGCTCCACCGCCACGCCCACGAACAGCAGAGGGTTGTCGCGCAGCCGCACGGAGAAGGTGGGCGCGCGCTCCGTGCGGCACAGGAGCACGTTGCACACCTGCATCACGACGATGGCGCCCAGGCACGCGGCCATCGCCTGCGCGTGCAGCGGCGCGTTCCACGCCAGCGGCTCACCGTAGCGCCAGCCGCCGCGCGATAGGACGAAGAAGAAGGCGGCCATCCCCGCCGCGGCCTCCATCACGCCGAGGAAGAGGTAGGCACGCAGCAGCAGCGGCGCGTCCAGCAGCCGCTTGCGGAAGTCCGACGGCGGCTGCTGCATCACCCGCGCGTGGGGCGGTTCGGCGCCCAGTGCCAGCGCCGGCAGCATGTCCGTGCCCAGGTCCACCGCGAGGATCTGCAGGATGCTCAGCGGCAGGGGGATGCGCAGCAGCACGAAGGCCAGGTAGGGGACGAGCTCCGGGACGTTCGAGGTGAGGATGTACGTGAGGAACTTGCGGATGTTGGAGTAGACGGCGCGCCCCTCCTCCACCGCGGCGACGATGCTGGCGAAGTGGTCGTCCGCGAGCACCACGTCCGCGGCCTCGCGCGCAACGTCCGTCCCCGACCGGCCCATGGCGATGCCGATGTGCGCCTCCTTCAGGGCTGGCGCGTCGTTCACGCCGTCGCCGGTGACGGCCACCACCTCGCGCTTGCGCTTGAGCGCCATCACCACGCGCCGCTTGTCCACCGGCGCCACGCGGGCGAAGAGCACCTCGGGTGCCTCCAGCGCGATCTGCAGCTGCGTGTCCGACAGCCGCCGCAGCACCGTGAGGTGATGGATCTTCATGGGCCCGCGCGTGGGGCACTACATGCGGGTCCGGATGGATGCATACACCTCGTGGACGGTCGCCTCCTCCGGAGTGAGGTCCCCCACGGTCACGACGAGGAGGTTGCGCCGGGCACCGGAGACGAGCGCGAGGTCCCAGTCACAGGTCGTTCCGTCGGAGCAGGTGCCCACGCCCTCGGCATGGGTCTGCATCAGGGTGTTGACCCGCCGGGCTTCGGGCTCGCTCGTCAGGCGCGCATCGCGCAGCTGCCCGCCCATCTCCCGGGTGACGTCCGCCACCAGGTCCCCCGTCGAGCGGATGTCCGTCACCATGAAGACCATGGAGAGCTGCGCACCCGGGCCGGTGGCGATGAGCACGTCACCGTCCTGGGCCGCGGACCACGACTCTGGCAGCGCGATGGTCAGCCCCGTCTCCCGATGGACGATGTCCCCCGCGAATGCCGGAGCAGCGAGCAGGCCCGGCATGAGCAGCAGGGAGACGAGGAACCGGCGCATGACGGCCTCCACGAATGGCTTCCCGTCAGAGATGGGAATGGCGGCCGCGGGACACAAGACATCCCTCCGGGGACCCGCGGGCTCACGGCCGTCCCCTGCTCCCCTCTCGTGCTCACCGGATGTAGCCATCCGACAGCGTGCGCAGGAAGGCGACGAGGGCCTGCTCCTCCTGGGGAGACAGGCCCAGGTTGCCCACCGTCTGGGTGTTGATGTTCAACCCCACCTCCGGCAGCGGCCAGCAGTCCACACCCGGCGTCCCGGACGCGCTCCCGGTGCAGACCGGCAGGACGTCTCGCGTGTTGTAGAAGTGGACGATGGACTCAAGGCTCTTGAAGTAGCCGTTGTGCGCATAGGCCTTGGTGAAGCCGGGGAACGGGCGCTTGTCCACGTTGCGCAGGGTGGGAACCTTGACCTTGCCCAGATTGGCGCGCGCGGACGCGGCATGGTCCTGTCGCGTCTGGAGAAAGCCCCCCAGGCCCGTGTCGATCCAGAAGGGCCCGTCCGGGTTGAACTGGAGCTGCCAGTACCAGGGATTGAGCAGGTTGCGCGGGACGCCCAGGTTCTCGAAGGTGTAGTCGGTGAAGAGCGGTGGCTCGCCGCCCGGGCCGCGCTGGCTCGGGTGACACTTGTCGCAGCGGGCCTTGCCCTCGAAGAGCTTCAGGCCCCATTGCTCCTGCGGGGTGAGCCGCGCGCGGCGCGCGAGGTACGCGTCGTACTTCGATGAGAAGGCATTGACCTCGCGAGAGCCCTCGTACGCGGCGATGGACCTGGCGATGTCGTCATACGCGCGCGGCACGTCGCCGCAGATGTCAGCGCCCCAGACGGACCGGAAGAGGCCGCCGTACGGCCCGCCGCAGACCTTTGCCACCACGGCGGCCTCGCTGGGGTTGTTCTGCTCCACCGGGTTGAGGAAGGGCCCCTGCGCCTGGTCCGCCGCGGGGTTGCCCAGCTCCTCGCCAGTGGCCCGGCCATCCCAGAAGTTGCCGCCCACGAAGTCAGCCTGTCCAGGCGTCACCCGGTGGAGGATGGGCGCCTGCGTGGCGTAGGCGGACGACGGCGGCTTGCGGTTGCCAAAGCGCCCCCGCACGGCGCCCTCATAGACGGAGCCCGTGAGGTTGATGAGCACTTCAGGGCCCGTCCAGCCCACCTCGGGGCCATGACAGACGGCACAGGCCTGGCCCATGGGCTCGGAGAGCCGGCGGTCGAAGAAGAGCAGTTTGCCCAGCCGCTCCACGGGCTTCAGCCCACCGGACGCCTGCGCATCCTCGCGCAGCGTGGCCTCGAAGACCGCCGAAGCCTGGAAGGCCTCCGGCGTCTCCGGTGCGGCGTCACCGGGGCTCCTGCTCGCGCGCGGATCCAGGCTCAGCGCCCCCGGTACCGGGGCGACTTCACACGCCAGCGGCCCACCCAGCGTCAGCAGCAACATCCACCTCCACCCGGACCCGTGCATTTCCGACACCTCGTTTGAGAGTGGCGGCCAGGGTGCCGCCGCGACCGGGCTCCGGCCATGGGACGGGAGCATGACGGTCTGTCGTGTTCCGCGGCTGGGATTGCCCACCGCGCCCGGGCCGCGCGAGCGCGTGTCGGTCTCTCGCGCTCACCCGTGAGCAGCCGCGCCAAACTTCCGGGCTGCTTGGCGGCACGAGGAGCGCACGCACCTTGGCGGGCACCATGCCCCCCTTCTCCCGCTCCCTCCAGGCCGCCCGCGCGTTCGGGTTGTCATTGTTCATGATGACGCTGGCGTGCCAGGACTCCGAACCCGAAGAAGCGCTGGAACAGCAGTCGCCGCGCCTCGTCCTGGAGCCCGGGCAGCTCGTCGTGTCCATCACCTTCGATGACGCGCGGGCCAGCCAAGTCAACGCGGCATCGTTGTTGGAGGCGCGCGGCCTGCGCGGGACCTTCTTCGTCAGCAGCGGGCGACTGGGCCTCCCGGGCTACCTGACCCTTGCACAGCTCCGGAGCTTCCAGGCCGCGGGCCACGAGGTGGGCGGCCACACGGTGTCCCACGTCCAGCTCCCCACGCTGGACGTGGACTCCCAGCGCCGCCAGGTGTGTGACGACCGCGTGGCCCTGATGAACGCGGGGCTGCGGGTGACGTCGTTCGCGTATCCGTCCGGAGCCCGGGACGCGACCACCGAGCAGGTCGTCATCGATTGCAACTACAACTCCGCGCGGGAGTCCGGCGGCCTGCGCACGCCGGACAGCTGCGCGGGCTGTCCGTACGCGGAGACCGTTCCGCCGCAGGACGCCTTCGCCATCCGCAACCACGGCTCCGTCCAGAGAACTCAGACGCTGGCGGACCTGCAGGGGCTGGTGCTGCGCGCTGAGTCCGCAGGCGGGGGTTGGGTGCCCATCGCCTTCCACGAAATCTGCCCGGGGCCGTGCCCGACGTCCGAGACGTACGGCATCAACGTGTCCACCTTCACCGCCTTCCTGGACTGGCTCGCGGCGCGCGCCTCGCGAGGCACCTTCGTGCGCACGGTGGATCAGGTCATCGGTGGCGCGGTGAAGCCGCCCGTCAACGGGCCGCCGCTGCCCGACGCGGGCACGCCCCCTCCCACGCAGTTGCTGAAGAATCCGTCGCTGGAGACCGACAGCAACGCGGACGGAGCGCCCGACTGCTGGCAGCGCGGCGGCTATGGCGCCAACGCCTTCACGTGGGCCCGGACCTCGGACGCGCATTCAGGGAGCTGGGCCCAGCGCTTGAGCCTCACCAGCTACTCCAGCGGGGATCGCAAGCTCATCTCCCTGCAGGACCTGGGAGCGTGCGCACCGCCGCTCACGACGGGCCACCGCTACCGGGTGTCGGCCTGGTACAAGGCCACCGCCGCGCCCCTCTTCAAGGCGTACTACCGCAACGCATCGGGAGGCTGGGTGTGGTGGGCCCAGAGCGCCCTGCTGCCCACGCGAGGAACCTACGGTTACGCCGAGTGGACGACACCCGCCGCGCCGGCCGCGGGGCTGAGATTGAGCGTGGGGCTGGCCCTGGAGCGAGTGGGCACGCTGACCCTGGATGACTTCAGACTCGAGGACCTGGGCACGAGCCCCTTCACACCGCTGGAGCCGGGACCGCCGCCAGCCCCCTGAGCGCCCGCTCAGTCTTCCAGCTGTTGCGCCGTGAGGCAGGCGGCCTCGAGGTCCAGGTCCTCCAGCGGGATGCGCTGGATGTGCTCCCGGGGCTCATCGACGTTGTCGCGGTACTTGTCCGAGCCGCTCTCGTAGGTGACCCACAGCTCGCCGTCGATGATGTTGATGCCCTGGGCGTACGGGTCGATGAGGCCGTTGCTGATGTCCGCCCGCTTGTCGATGTCCGCCGAGAACGTGTCCTCGGTGGACGTGAACGGCTGATAGACGAGCTTCTTGTCGCCCGTGGTGAAGAGGATGCCGCCGTCGACGATGGTCATTCCCTGCGCGCGGTCCGGAGCGCGGATGGGCCCCTCGCGCGAGTCTTCAATCAGGGCACCGGTCTGCTCGTCGATCTTGTAGCGCCAGACGGCGCCCGCCTTGCCATCGCCATCCGGGCTGTAGCCACCGACGTACGCGTAGCCGTCCTTGATGGTCATGTAGCTGCCCGAGGACACGAGCCCGATGCCCGTGGCCGGATCCGTCAATCCCTCCGGCTTCGGGACATCCATCACCTGCGAGGGCATGGCCTCGCGGCACTCGTTCTGCGCCGCTTCGATCTCCTCGCGCGTGTAGACGTAGACGTGGTCCGTGTCGGAGACATAGACGTGGTCGCCGTCCGTCGAGACGCCGCCGCCATGGCTGGGAGGCCCCGCTGGCGGAGGCCCCCCGAGCACGGCCTGGTGTGTCTCCTTGCCCGAGTCCTTGTTCTGGACCGACAGGAGCACCCGGTCGTCTTTGTAATAGGTCGTGAGCACTTCGCCGCGCTTCGCGTCGTAGCCCTGGCCCTGGGGCGTCCACCCGTTGTCCAGGTGGATGAACTCCGGACCGACCTTCTCCCCGCTCTTTGGCTTCGTCAGGAGGGAGTCCACGCTCGCGGCCGACGTCGCCTTGCCATGGCCGCTGAGCTCCACCGGGCTGGACTTCGCCGCGTCCATGCCGTCCGTGAAATAGGGTGTGGCGGTGGGTGGAGGCGCGGGCGGAGGCGGGGCCACCGGAGGCTTCGCGATCGCCGTCTGGACCGTGGTGACGACCTGGCGGATGAGGGAGCTGATCAAGGGCCTGTCTCCGGCGGAAGGTGCTTCAGGGC
Proteins encoded:
- a CDS encoding HAD-IC family P-type ATPase, with amino-acid sequence MKIHHLTVLRRLSDTQLQIALEAPEVLFARVAPVDKRRVVMALKRKREVVAVTGDGVNDAPALKEAHIGIAMGRSGTDVAREAADVVLADDHFASIVAAVEEGRAVYSNIRKFLTYILTSNVPELVPYLAFVLLRIPLPLSILQILAVDLGTDMLPALALGAEPPHARVMQQPPSDFRKRLLDAPLLLRAYLFLGVMEAAAGMAAFFFVLSRGGWRYGEPLAWNAPLHAQAMAACLGAIVVMQVCNVLLCRTERAPTFSVRLRDNPLLFVGVAVELLLLAFILYTPWGQRVFATAPVPAAAWLFVLPFAAGMLVLEEGRKAWVRRRQRGGRGIPGRAVQPPGAMGPSAPLRRFPSQDPGRSPP
- a CDS encoding cytochrome-c peroxidase, coding for MLLLTLGGPLACEVAPVPGALSLDPRASRSPGDAAPETPEAFQASAVFEATLREDAQASGGLKPVERLGKLLFFDRRLSEPMGQACAVCHGPEVGWTGPEVLINLTGSVYEGAVRGRFGNRKPPSSAYATQAPILHRVTPGQADFVGGNFWDGRATGEELGNPAADQAQGPFLNPVEQNNPSEAAVVAKVCGGPYGGLFRSVWGADICGDVPRAYDDIARSIAAYEGSREVNAFSSKYDAYLARRARLTPQEQWGLKLFEGKARCDKCHPSQRGPGGEPPLFTDYTFENLGVPRNLLNPWYWQLQFNPDGPFWIDTGLGGFLQTRQDHAASARANLGKVKVPTLRNVDKRPFPGFTKAYAHNGYFKSLESIVHFYNTRDVLPVCTGSASGTPGVDCWPLPEVGLNINTQTVGNLGLSPQEEQALVAFLRTLSDGYIR
- a CDS encoding polysaccharide deacetylase family protein, coding for MPPFSRSLQAARAFGLSLFMMTLACQDSEPEEALEQQSPRLVLEPGQLVVSITFDDARASQVNAASLLEARGLRGTFFVSSGRLGLPGYLTLAQLRSFQAAGHEVGGHTVSHVQLPTLDVDSQRRQVCDDRVALMNAGLRVTSFAYPSGARDATTEQVVIDCNYNSARESGGLRTPDSCAGCPYAETVPPQDAFAIRNHGSVQRTQTLADLQGLVLRAESAGGGWVPIAFHEICPGPCPTSETYGINVSTFTAFLDWLAARASRGTFVRTVDQVIGGAVKPPVNGPPLPDAGTPPPTQLLKNPSLETDSNADGAPDCWQRGGYGANAFTWARTSDAHSGSWAQRLSLTSYSSGDRKLISLQDLGACAPPLTTGHRYRVSAWYKATAAPLFKAYYRNASGGWVWWAQSALLPTRGTYGYAEWTTPAAPAAGLRLSVGLALERVGTLTLDDFRLEDLGTSPFTPLEPGPPPAP
- a CDS encoding TVP38/TMEM64 family protein; this translates as MNASPPPQDGRHGLPAAWGRAFVLALLLAGLALLASSEAFQSLLRRGLDAAAPVISAHPFWGAVLFVLLSALSALLAFFSSALLLPVALQAWGKAVCALLLWAGWMLGGACAYGMARAWGRPVIRRLTSASLLARYEERISRRTPFGVVLLFQLAVPSEIPGYVLGLARYGLRRYLAVLALAELPYAVGTVYLGASVLEQRTSVLLGLGAAGILAGLWAFHLLRKRLGARPPSG
- a CDS encoding phosphoribosyltransferase; the protein is MYFEDRVDAGRRLARRLQEGGYTGEDTVVVGLPRGGVPVAYEVAAALGAPLDVCIVRKVGAPSYPELGLGAVAEGGVVSLNRQLMDEMDVTEDDLRGPIRQKAREVEERVARFRQGSAPPRREGQCIILVDDDIATGATIRAALQVLRAWKPARLVLAVPVADTLTLNGLRPLVDDVVCAFSTRELCSIGQWYADFRQVPDEEVTDLLAAARSTFARRPSPATGAGHPEPPRGMGPA
- a CDS encoding DUF4091 domain-containing protein, which gives rise to MQSIKWALACLLLGWSQVAAAHPSRPAVWAESAMVKVRPETPPRCQRSISLTVARNEFASFQVVLHGGTTGLRGVSAVLPELRAGRSRIQGGDVLLYREAFLDITTPTPPGTTPGRWPDGLVPDVDEVVGEKRLAFPFDVPAGEARAVWVDVHVPSNARPGNYRGTVTVRGEGFTSRVEVRLQVVDAVLPSTSSLRSAFLLWPPHVCRAFTGDPVCPVDTQVRLLKLFHRMALEHRLTLASAFPREVNLPTWDLPDYETFNERWGPFLDGTAPNRLNGARMTALQYLGPANGASLTEFQTEAEARGWLSRSFDYVGDEPPYGTSWEAVAARAELTRTAAPLLRTLLTSTVTELEAHGLLEEIDIITVLVNFIDGTQPPYVGNQRPKYNDFLAQPNRELWLYQSCASHGCVASEPPPPENVPGQGWPSYMVDRSAAKARGMQWLDFINGASGELYYQTVGLLYTAWTTQFRFNGNGDGTLFYPGLPSIIGGTTEIPLPSLRMKLIRQGMQDYEWLKLVSDAGDPAYARAVARKLIPHAWAVPDDGEAFEHARRLLIRRYLQLCRNRATPP
- a CDS encoding ABC transporter permease, whose protein sequence is MVPLFYNTRSLWARRLSTGLTVVGLGLVVFVFSAVLMLANGIESALASGGDASNVVVLRKGATSELVSGVERDAVRILTTDPRVASGPDGRPLVAGERVVLVTLPSGRTQAMNTTARGISAESFEARPEIQLISGRRPRPGTNEVVLGRALVGTSPDATPGGELRFAQQRWPVVGVFAARGGAFESEIWADAMRLGTAFGREDFSSAVVRLRSPAEVDAFVKRLDANPRFTLEGKPEPTYWADQASGLATFIRVLGLFVSFVFSLGAVLGAMITMYAQVATRVAELGMLRAVGFRRRSVLASVVVESALLGAAGGVLGALAALATRWIHIRTLNFQTFAAVSFGFSPTPAILLGALLFGTGMGLLGGLLPALRAARLSILDALRA